A window of the Deltaproteobacteria bacterium genome harbors these coding sequences:
- the purD gene encoding phosphoribosylamine--glycine ligase: MNVLLIGNGAREHALAEAIVRSRHHPRLYAFMKNNNPGIAGLCSATAAGSYGDLEDICDKARFWSIDFAVIGPEDPLDKGVVDALRAIGIPAIGPTRSLARLETSKTFTRDLLARYGIPGNPRFQNFSSLDGVERFLDTMEESVLKPDGLTGGKGVLVQGDHLKDKAEALALCKDMLSEHASLMIEEKLEGEEFSLQCISDGKMVLATPAVQDHKRRFADDRGPNTGGMGSYSDGNHMLPFLEPEDVAQGLAITRRVADALLRETGEPYRGVMYGGFMATRNGVRLLEYNARFGDPEAMNILPLLKTDFVDLCRAVIDGALDRLPVEFERQATVCKYIVPRGYGLPKDHPDAGSTSAEIAIGDVGPARLYYSSVDQKMDGLHMTTSRAIAVVGIADTLEAAEKIAEDAVTAVRGPVAHRADIGTAALIEKRVRHMAQIRG; this comes from the coding sequence TGAACGTCCTGTTGATCGGCAACGGCGCCCGGGAACACGCCTTGGCGGAGGCCATTGTCCGTTCCCGTCATCATCCCCGCCTTTACGCCTTCATGAAAAACAACAACCCCGGCATCGCCGGCCTTTGCTCCGCCACAGCAGCGGGCTCCTATGGCGATCTCGAGGACATCTGCGACAAGGCCCGCTTCTGGTCGATTGATTTTGCCGTGATCGGCCCGGAAGATCCCCTCGACAAGGGCGTGGTGGACGCACTGAGGGCCATCGGCATTCCCGCGATCGGCCCCACCCGGAGTCTCGCCCGCCTGGAGACGTCCAAGACCTTCACCCGCGACCTCCTCGCCAGGTACGGTATCCCCGGAAACCCCCGTTTTCAGAACTTCTCATCCCTGGATGGGGTGGAGCGGTTTCTGGATACGATGGAGGAAAGCGTTCTGAAGCCCGACGGCCTCACGGGGGGAAAGGGGGTCTTGGTCCAGGGCGATCACTTGAAGGACAAGGCGGAGGCCCTGGCCCTGTGCAAGGACATGCTCAGCGAACATGCCTCCCTCATGATCGAAGAAAAGCTGGAAGGGGAAGAATTTTCCCTCCAGTGCATTTCCGACGGCAAAATGGTCCTCGCCACCCCCGCCGTACAGGATCACAAGCGCCGCTTCGCCGACGACAGGGGACCCAACACGGGCGGAATGGGCTCTTACTCGGACGGCAACCACATGCTCCCCTTTCTCGAACCCGAAGACGTCGCCCAGGGTCTGGCCATCACCCGCCGCGTGGCCGACGCCCTACTCCGGGAAACGGGGGAACCCTACAGGGGCGTCATGTACGGGGGGTTCATGGCCACACGAAACGGCGTCAGGCTTCTGGAATACAACGCCCGCTTTGGCGACCCCGAGGCCATGAACATCCTGCCCCTGCTGAAGACCGACTTTGTCGATCTCTGCCGGGCCGTCATCGACGGCGCCCTGGATCGCCTCCCCGTCGAATTCGAGCGCCAGGCCACGGTCTGCAAGTACATCGTCCCGAGGGGTTACGGCCTTCCCAAGGATCATCCCGACGCCGGCTCCACGTCCGCGGAAATCGCGATCGGCGATGTCGGACCGGCCCGTCTTTATTACTCTTCAGTGGATCAGAAAATGGACGGTCTGCACATGACGACATCGCGGGCCATCGCCGTCGTGGGGATCGCCGACACCCTCGAGGCGGCTGAAAAAATCGCCGAAGACGCCGTGACGGCGGTCAGAGGTCCGGTGGCGCACCGGGCGGACATCGGCACGGCGGCCCTGATCGAAAAACGGGTAAGG